In Pseudomonas flavescens, the sequence TTGATGGATCGCGCCCCTGAAGCCAGCCTCGTATCCCGCGGGAGCGGGCCATGCGCGCGATAGATTCGCGGGCATGGCCCGCTCCTACGGTCGAAATACAAGGATGGGCGCCAGCCCCATCAAGTCATGGTCATTACCAATCGATCTTCTGACCCTGATAGTCGACGAAGTGGTGGCCGCCCTGGCCGGCAAAGCGTTCTACCTGCTCGATCAGACCGCGGCAGCTGTCGACCACTTCAACCATGGCGCCATCGCCGCCCATGTCGGTCTTCACCCAGCCCGGGTGCAGTGACAGCACCGTCGGGCGCGGTTCCGGCAATTCGCAGACGAAGCTGTTGGTCAGCGAGTTCAGCGCCGCCTTGCTGGCCTTGTACAGCGCCAGGTTATTGCCCTCCGGATTGGCCACGCTGCCCAGCCCCGAGCTCATGAACGCCAGCACCCCGGTCTGTGGTCGCAGCTGACCCACCAGCTTCTCGGCCAGGCGAATCGGCGCCACCACGTTGGTCAGGAACAGCTGGCCCAGTTCTTCAGCCGTCGCGGCCGCAGCGCACTGGTGGCTCGGGCCGAGAATCCCGGCGTTGACGAACAGCAGATCGAACACCTGCCCGCTCAGCCGCTGCGTCAGCAGCCGC encodes:
- a CDS encoding SDR family oxidoreductase, yielding MPSNRTALIIGASRGIGLGLVRQLHADGWQVTATVRDPARAIDLQALQGVQIESLDIDDAAALRLLTQRLSGQVFDLLFVNAGILGPSHQCAAAATAEELGQLFLTNVVAPIRLAEKLVGQLRPQTGVLAFMSSGLGSVANPEGNNLALYKASKAALNSLTNSFVCELPEPRPTVLSLHPGWVKTDMGGDGAMVEVVDSCRGLIEQVERFAGQGGHHFVDYQGQKIDW